One genomic segment of Trichoplusia ni isolate ovarian cell line Hi5 chromosome 5, tn1, whole genome shotgun sequence includes these proteins:
- the LOC113494458 gene encoding probable aminopeptidase NPEPL1 isoform X1 has product MLLLRVFNTYISVVKHPTYVAVRTMSNASVSIKFRWGLTPSDPEQQPVLIVGQASHLNTLTWDDVRCKLEPRVSEEAWRRGLQCMSGPGGDSCELWPRAATLAWLPARRSRHAAPARPHALAKLVRGTQRNSDESIVLVCRKRDCLASAVSIARSFPQFAARSAAAPPAPAARTVSVEILLVHEDKAGGESEDEGVGSLDPALCDNALSAEELSTLQDAADATRLAARITDTPANIMDVDKFIEEAFQVAKELDIPEPTVIRGEELRTRGFGGIYGVGRAAACPPALVALSHCPPGATDAVAWVGKGIVYDTGGLSIKARASMVGMKGDCGGAAAVLAAFRVAVRARPTVRLHAVLCLAENAVGPRATRPDDIHQLYSGRTVEINNTDAEGRLVLSDGVVYASRDLKAETIVDVATLTGAQGTATGKYHAGIVSNSARLEALCVAAGLRCGDLAHALPFAPDLHYCEFTSAVADMKNSVADRNNAQPSCAGLFILSHLGFEFPGRWLHVDMAAPAHSGERATGYGVALLSVLFGAHTQSRLLRALAPAPAIG; this is encoded by the exons ATGCTGTTGTTAAGAGTGTTTAATACGTATATAAGTGTAGTAAAACACCCGACGTATGTTGCAG TTCGCACAATGTCAAACGCGTCGGTGAGCATAAAGTTCCGGTGGGGCCTGACGCCCTCGGACCCGGAGCAGCAGCCGGTGCTGATCGTGGGGCAGGCGAGCCACCTCAACACGCTCACCTGGGACGATGTCAGGTGCAAGCTGGAGCCCAGGGTTAGCGAGGAG GCCTGGCGCCGCGGGCTGCAGTGCATGTCGGGCCCGGGCGGCGACTCGTGCGAGCTGTGGCCGCGCGCGGCGACGCTGGCGTGGCTGCCGGCGCGCCGCTCGCGccacgccgcgcccgcgcgcccgcACGCGCTCGCCAAGCTCGTGCGCGGCACGCAGCGGAACTCCGACGAGAGCATTGTG CTGGTGTGCCGCAAGCGCGACTGCCTGGCGAGCGCGGTGAGTATCGCGCGCTCGTTCCCGCAGTTCGCGGCGCGCTCggcggccgcgccgcccgcgcccgccgcgcgcacCGTCAGCGTCGAGATCCTGCTCGTGCACGAGGACAAGGCCG GTGGCGAGTCGGAGGACGAGGGTGTGGGCAGCCTGGACCCCGCGCTGTGCGACAACGCGCTGTCGGCCGAGGAGCTGAGCACGCTGCAGGACGCCGCCGACGCCACGCGCCTGGCCGCCAGGATCACAGACACGCCAGCCAACATCATGGATGTCGACAAGTTTATTGAG GAAGCGTTCCAAGTAGCCAAAGAGCTGGACATCCCCGAGCCCACGGTGATCCGCGGCGAGGAGCTGCGCACGCGCGGCTTCGGCGGCATCTACGGCGTAggccgcgccgccgcctgcCCGCCCGCGCTCGTAGCGCTGTCGCACTGCCCGCCCGGCGCTACGGACGCCGTGGCCTGGGTCGGCAAGGGCATCGTCTACGACACCGGCGGCCTCAGCATCAAGGCAAGG GCGTCCATGGTGGGCATGAAGGGCGACtgcgggggcgcggcggcggtgcTGGCGGCCTTCCGCGTGGCCGTGCGCGCGCGCCCCACCGTGCGCCTGCACGCCGTGCTCTGTCTGGCCGAGAACGCCGTGGGGCCGCGGGCCACCAG ACCTGACGACATCCACCAGCTTTACTCGGGGCGTACTGTGGAAATCAACAACACCGACGCTGAGG GTCGCCTGGTCCTCAGTGACGGTGTGGTCTACGCTTCCCGGGACTTGAAGGCCGAGACGATCGTAGATGTCGCTACGTTGACGGGAGCCCAG GGCACGGCGACGGGCAAGTACCACGCGGGCATCGTGTCCAACAGCGCGCGGCTGGAGGCGCTGTGCGTGGCGGCCGGCCTGCGCTGCGGGGACCTGGCGCACGCGCTGCCCTTCGCGCCCGACCTGCACTACTGCGAGTTCACCAGCGCCGTGGCCGACATGAAGAACAGCGTGGCC GACCGCAACAACGCGCAGCCGTCGTGCGCGGGGCTGTTCATCCTGTCGCACCTGGGCTTCGAGTTCCCGGGCCGCTGGCTGCACGTCGACATGGCCGCGCCCGCACACTCC GGCGAGCGCGCTACGGGCTACGGCGTAGCGCTACTGTCGGTCCTGTTCGGCGCGCACACACAGTCGCGCCTGCTACGCGCGCTCGCGCCCGCTCCCGCTATTGGATAA
- the LOC113494458 gene encoding probable aminopeptidase NPEPL1 isoform X2, producing the protein MLLLRVFNTYISVVKHPTYVAVRTMSNASVSIKFRWGLTPSDPEQQPVLIVGQASHLNTLTWDDVRCKLEPRVSEEAWRRGLQCMSGPGGDSCELWPRAATLAWLPARRSRHAAPARPHALAKLVRGTQRNSDESIVLVCRKRDCLASAVSIARSFPQFAARSAAAPPAPAARTVSVEILLVHEDKAGGESEDEGVGSLDPALCDNALSAEELSTLQDAADATRLAARITDTPANIMDVDKFIEEAFQVAKELDIPEPTVIRGEELRTRGFGGIYGVGRAAACPPALVALSHCPPGATDAVAWVGKGIVYDTGGLSIKASMVGMKGDCGGAAAVLAAFRVAVRARPTVRLHAVLCLAENAVGPRATRPDDIHQLYSGRTVEINNTDAEGRLVLSDGVVYASRDLKAETIVDVATLTGAQGTATGKYHAGIVSNSARLEALCVAAGLRCGDLAHALPFAPDLHYCEFTSAVADMKNSVADRNNAQPSCAGLFILSHLGFEFPGRWLHVDMAAPAHSGERATGYGVALLSVLFGAHTQSRLLRALAPAPAIG; encoded by the exons ATGCTGTTGTTAAGAGTGTTTAATACGTATATAAGTGTAGTAAAACACCCGACGTATGTTGCAG TTCGCACAATGTCAAACGCGTCGGTGAGCATAAAGTTCCGGTGGGGCCTGACGCCCTCGGACCCGGAGCAGCAGCCGGTGCTGATCGTGGGGCAGGCGAGCCACCTCAACACGCTCACCTGGGACGATGTCAGGTGCAAGCTGGAGCCCAGGGTTAGCGAGGAG GCCTGGCGCCGCGGGCTGCAGTGCATGTCGGGCCCGGGCGGCGACTCGTGCGAGCTGTGGCCGCGCGCGGCGACGCTGGCGTGGCTGCCGGCGCGCCGCTCGCGccacgccgcgcccgcgcgcccgcACGCGCTCGCCAAGCTCGTGCGCGGCACGCAGCGGAACTCCGACGAGAGCATTGTG CTGGTGTGCCGCAAGCGCGACTGCCTGGCGAGCGCGGTGAGTATCGCGCGCTCGTTCCCGCAGTTCGCGGCGCGCTCggcggccgcgccgcccgcgcccgccgcgcgcacCGTCAGCGTCGAGATCCTGCTCGTGCACGAGGACAAGGCCG GTGGCGAGTCGGAGGACGAGGGTGTGGGCAGCCTGGACCCCGCGCTGTGCGACAACGCGCTGTCGGCCGAGGAGCTGAGCACGCTGCAGGACGCCGCCGACGCCACGCGCCTGGCCGCCAGGATCACAGACACGCCAGCCAACATCATGGATGTCGACAAGTTTATTGAG GAAGCGTTCCAAGTAGCCAAAGAGCTGGACATCCCCGAGCCCACGGTGATCCGCGGCGAGGAGCTGCGCACGCGCGGCTTCGGCGGCATCTACGGCGTAggccgcgccgccgcctgcCCGCCCGCGCTCGTAGCGCTGTCGCACTGCCCGCCCGGCGCTACGGACGCCGTGGCCTGGGTCGGCAAGGGCATCGTCTACGACACCGGCGGCCTCAGCATCAAG GCGTCCATGGTGGGCATGAAGGGCGACtgcgggggcgcggcggcggtgcTGGCGGCCTTCCGCGTGGCCGTGCGCGCGCGCCCCACCGTGCGCCTGCACGCCGTGCTCTGTCTGGCCGAGAACGCCGTGGGGCCGCGGGCCACCAG ACCTGACGACATCCACCAGCTTTACTCGGGGCGTACTGTGGAAATCAACAACACCGACGCTGAGG GTCGCCTGGTCCTCAGTGACGGTGTGGTCTACGCTTCCCGGGACTTGAAGGCCGAGACGATCGTAGATGTCGCTACGTTGACGGGAGCCCAG GGCACGGCGACGGGCAAGTACCACGCGGGCATCGTGTCCAACAGCGCGCGGCTGGAGGCGCTGTGCGTGGCGGCCGGCCTGCGCTGCGGGGACCTGGCGCACGCGCTGCCCTTCGCGCCCGACCTGCACTACTGCGAGTTCACCAGCGCCGTGGCCGACATGAAGAACAGCGTGGCC GACCGCAACAACGCGCAGCCGTCGTGCGCGGGGCTGTTCATCCTGTCGCACCTGGGCTTCGAGTTCCCGGGCCGCTGGCTGCACGTCGACATGGCCGCGCCCGCACACTCC GGCGAGCGCGCTACGGGCTACGGCGTAGCGCTACTGTCGGTCCTGTTCGGCGCGCACACACAGTCGCGCCTGCTACGCGCGCTCGCGCCCGCTCCCGCTATTGGATAA
- the LOC113494458 gene encoding probable aminopeptidase NPEPL1 isoform X3, with translation MVQVYQEVRTMSNASVSIKFRWGLTPSDPEQQPVLIVGQASHLNTLTWDDVRCKLEPRVSEEAWRRGLQCMSGPGGDSCELWPRAATLAWLPARRSRHAAPARPHALAKLVRGTQRNSDESIVLVCRKRDCLASAVSIARSFPQFAARSAAAPPAPAARTVSVEILLVHEDKAGGESEDEGVGSLDPALCDNALSAEELSTLQDAADATRLAARITDTPANIMDVDKFIEEAFQVAKELDIPEPTVIRGEELRTRGFGGIYGVGRAAACPPALVALSHCPPGATDAVAWVGKGIVYDTGGLSIKARASMVGMKGDCGGAAAVLAAFRVAVRARPTVRLHAVLCLAENAVGPRATRPDDIHQLYSGRTVEINNTDAEGRLVLSDGVVYASRDLKAETIVDVATLTGAQGTATGKYHAGIVSNSARLEALCVAAGLRCGDLAHALPFAPDLHYCEFTSAVADMKNSVADRNNAQPSCAGLFILSHLGFEFPGRWLHVDMAAPAHSGERATGYGVALLSVLFGAHTQSRLLRALAPAPAIG, from the exons ATGGTTCAGGTGTACCAAGAAg TTCGCACAATGTCAAACGCGTCGGTGAGCATAAAGTTCCGGTGGGGCCTGACGCCCTCGGACCCGGAGCAGCAGCCGGTGCTGATCGTGGGGCAGGCGAGCCACCTCAACACGCTCACCTGGGACGATGTCAGGTGCAAGCTGGAGCCCAGGGTTAGCGAGGAG GCCTGGCGCCGCGGGCTGCAGTGCATGTCGGGCCCGGGCGGCGACTCGTGCGAGCTGTGGCCGCGCGCGGCGACGCTGGCGTGGCTGCCGGCGCGCCGCTCGCGccacgccgcgcccgcgcgcccgcACGCGCTCGCCAAGCTCGTGCGCGGCACGCAGCGGAACTCCGACGAGAGCATTGTG CTGGTGTGCCGCAAGCGCGACTGCCTGGCGAGCGCGGTGAGTATCGCGCGCTCGTTCCCGCAGTTCGCGGCGCGCTCggcggccgcgccgcccgcgcccgccgcgcgcacCGTCAGCGTCGAGATCCTGCTCGTGCACGAGGACAAGGCCG GTGGCGAGTCGGAGGACGAGGGTGTGGGCAGCCTGGACCCCGCGCTGTGCGACAACGCGCTGTCGGCCGAGGAGCTGAGCACGCTGCAGGACGCCGCCGACGCCACGCGCCTGGCCGCCAGGATCACAGACACGCCAGCCAACATCATGGATGTCGACAAGTTTATTGAG GAAGCGTTCCAAGTAGCCAAAGAGCTGGACATCCCCGAGCCCACGGTGATCCGCGGCGAGGAGCTGCGCACGCGCGGCTTCGGCGGCATCTACGGCGTAggccgcgccgccgcctgcCCGCCCGCGCTCGTAGCGCTGTCGCACTGCCCGCCCGGCGCTACGGACGCCGTGGCCTGGGTCGGCAAGGGCATCGTCTACGACACCGGCGGCCTCAGCATCAAGGCAAGG GCGTCCATGGTGGGCATGAAGGGCGACtgcgggggcgcggcggcggtgcTGGCGGCCTTCCGCGTGGCCGTGCGCGCGCGCCCCACCGTGCGCCTGCACGCCGTGCTCTGTCTGGCCGAGAACGCCGTGGGGCCGCGGGCCACCAG ACCTGACGACATCCACCAGCTTTACTCGGGGCGTACTGTGGAAATCAACAACACCGACGCTGAGG GTCGCCTGGTCCTCAGTGACGGTGTGGTCTACGCTTCCCGGGACTTGAAGGCCGAGACGATCGTAGATGTCGCTACGTTGACGGGAGCCCAG GGCACGGCGACGGGCAAGTACCACGCGGGCATCGTGTCCAACAGCGCGCGGCTGGAGGCGCTGTGCGTGGCGGCCGGCCTGCGCTGCGGGGACCTGGCGCACGCGCTGCCCTTCGCGCCCGACCTGCACTACTGCGAGTTCACCAGCGCCGTGGCCGACATGAAGAACAGCGTGGCC GACCGCAACAACGCGCAGCCGTCGTGCGCGGGGCTGTTCATCCTGTCGCACCTGGGCTTCGAGTTCCCGGGCCGCTGGCTGCACGTCGACATGGCCGCGCCCGCACACTCC GGCGAGCGCGCTACGGGCTACGGCGTAGCGCTACTGTCGGTCCTGTTCGGCGCGCACACACAGTCGCGCCTGCTACGCGCGCTCGCGCCCGCTCCCGCTATTGGATAA
- the LOC113494458 gene encoding probable aminopeptidase NPEPL1 isoform X4 — protein sequence MSNASVSIKFRWGLTPSDPEQQPVLIVGQASHLNTLTWDDVRCKLEPRVSEEAWRRGLQCMSGPGGDSCELWPRAATLAWLPARRSRHAAPARPHALAKLVRGTQRNSDESIVLVCRKRDCLASAVSIARSFPQFAARSAAAPPAPAARTVSVEILLVHEDKAGGESEDEGVGSLDPALCDNALSAEELSTLQDAADATRLAARITDTPANIMDVDKFIEEAFQVAKELDIPEPTVIRGEELRTRGFGGIYGVGRAAACPPALVALSHCPPGATDAVAWVGKGIVYDTGGLSIKARASMVGMKGDCGGAAAVLAAFRVAVRARPTVRLHAVLCLAENAVGPRATRPDDIHQLYSGRTVEINNTDAEGRLVLSDGVVYASRDLKAETIVDVATLTGAQGTATGKYHAGIVSNSARLEALCVAAGLRCGDLAHALPFAPDLHYCEFTSAVADMKNSVADRNNAQPSCAGLFILSHLGFEFPGRWLHVDMAAPAHSGERATGYGVALLSVLFGAHTQSRLLRALAPAPAIG from the exons ATGTCAAACGCGTCGGTGAGCATAAAGTTCCGGTGGGGCCTGACGCCCTCGGACCCGGAGCAGCAGCCGGTGCTGATCGTGGGGCAGGCGAGCCACCTCAACACGCTCACCTGGGACGATGTCAGGTGCAAGCTGGAGCCCAGGGTTAGCGAGGAG GCCTGGCGCCGCGGGCTGCAGTGCATGTCGGGCCCGGGCGGCGACTCGTGCGAGCTGTGGCCGCGCGCGGCGACGCTGGCGTGGCTGCCGGCGCGCCGCTCGCGccacgccgcgcccgcgcgcccgcACGCGCTCGCCAAGCTCGTGCGCGGCACGCAGCGGAACTCCGACGAGAGCATTGTG CTGGTGTGCCGCAAGCGCGACTGCCTGGCGAGCGCGGTGAGTATCGCGCGCTCGTTCCCGCAGTTCGCGGCGCGCTCggcggccgcgccgcccgcgcccgccgcgcgcacCGTCAGCGTCGAGATCCTGCTCGTGCACGAGGACAAGGCCG GTGGCGAGTCGGAGGACGAGGGTGTGGGCAGCCTGGACCCCGCGCTGTGCGACAACGCGCTGTCGGCCGAGGAGCTGAGCACGCTGCAGGACGCCGCCGACGCCACGCGCCTGGCCGCCAGGATCACAGACACGCCAGCCAACATCATGGATGTCGACAAGTTTATTGAG GAAGCGTTCCAAGTAGCCAAAGAGCTGGACATCCCCGAGCCCACGGTGATCCGCGGCGAGGAGCTGCGCACGCGCGGCTTCGGCGGCATCTACGGCGTAggccgcgccgccgcctgcCCGCCCGCGCTCGTAGCGCTGTCGCACTGCCCGCCCGGCGCTACGGACGCCGTGGCCTGGGTCGGCAAGGGCATCGTCTACGACACCGGCGGCCTCAGCATCAAGGCAAGG GCGTCCATGGTGGGCATGAAGGGCGACtgcgggggcgcggcggcggtgcTGGCGGCCTTCCGCGTGGCCGTGCGCGCGCGCCCCACCGTGCGCCTGCACGCCGTGCTCTGTCTGGCCGAGAACGCCGTGGGGCCGCGGGCCACCAG ACCTGACGACATCCACCAGCTTTACTCGGGGCGTACTGTGGAAATCAACAACACCGACGCTGAGG GTCGCCTGGTCCTCAGTGACGGTGTGGTCTACGCTTCCCGGGACTTGAAGGCCGAGACGATCGTAGATGTCGCTACGTTGACGGGAGCCCAG GGCACGGCGACGGGCAAGTACCACGCGGGCATCGTGTCCAACAGCGCGCGGCTGGAGGCGCTGTGCGTGGCGGCCGGCCTGCGCTGCGGGGACCTGGCGCACGCGCTGCCCTTCGCGCCCGACCTGCACTACTGCGAGTTCACCAGCGCCGTGGCCGACATGAAGAACAGCGTGGCC GACCGCAACAACGCGCAGCCGTCGTGCGCGGGGCTGTTCATCCTGTCGCACCTGGGCTTCGAGTTCCCGGGCCGCTGGCTGCACGTCGACATGGCCGCGCCCGCACACTCC GGCGAGCGCGCTACGGGCTACGGCGTAGCGCTACTGTCGGTCCTGTTCGGCGCGCACACACAGTCGCGCCTGCTACGCGCGCTCGCGCCCGCTCCCGCTATTGGATAA
- the LOC113494459 gene encoding origin recognition complex subunit 5: MEQLQNKVPCREEQLNDLFNLLGDGDECLPCSIFISGSMATGKTLCVNSVLRCLNYKHVIIDCIECYTPKIIFETILSGLEDEEIEVKCETLMDLVNGLNRLQETRLGYDPIVLVFDRAERLRNLDANIMSAFLKLRELCNLNICCIFVTHLIYENFNFRRGAREPIKLYFSNYNKEELFRIIFLQQKPFIHHLLVSYEVDNEIKGELEKPELFANFLNAFLSVFYRPCRDLIELQHMACVNFIKYCEPIIKNEISATDLTKLWRHISPILKSSLELLYLRISDAKSVKPSPGKENSDTDSTPHNFENMLKEELTSTKTFAQSFELPYYAKFLLIAAYLASYNSPMEDKRLFMKNHGKQRKRLQQIKAKAKISEKLNTQLGPKVFTLHRLLAIFYAILEEKIGLTSNLLAQIATLVELKLIAGSKEIDLDTAKYKCIVGYDFIAAVAQTVGFNVRKYLYDFM, from the coding sequence atggaacaattacaaaacaaagtgCCCTGCAGGGAAGAGCAGTTGAACGACTTGTTTAATCTCCTCGGTGATGGCGACGAATGTTTACCTTGTTCTATATTTATCAGCGGCAGTATGGCGACAGGAAAAACTTTGTGTGTAAACTCGGTACTCCGATGTTTGAACTACAAACACGTTATTATTGACTGTATAGAATGTTACACACCTAAAATTATATTCGAGACTATTCTATCGGGACTGGAAGACGAGGAAATCGAAGTTAAATGTGAAACACTAATGGACCTTGTTAATGGTTTGAATCGGTTGCAAGAGACGCGTCTTGGTTATGATCCCATTGTTTTAGTGTTCGACAGGGCTGAGAGACTTAGGAATTTAGACGCAAACATAATGAGCGCATTTCTAAAACTAAGAGAActctgtaatttaaatatttgctgTATTTTCGTAacacatttaatttatgaaaactttAACTTCAGAAGAGGAGCCCGTGAGCCTATAAAGCTTTATTTCTCGAATTACAACAAAGAAGAGCTGTTCAGAATAATATTTCTtcaacaaaaaccttttatacATCACTTGCTAGTTTCTTACGAAGTGGACAATGAAATCAAAGGTGAATTAGAGAAACCAGAGCTATTTGCAAACTTTCTCAACGCATTTTTGAGCGTATTTTATAGACCGTGTCGAGATCTGATTGAGTTGCAGCACATGGCATGcgttaatttcataaaatattgtgAGCCAATCATAAAAAATGAGATAAGTGCTACAGACTTGACAAAACTGTGGCGTCACATTTCTCCGATTCTCAAATCTAGTTTGGAACTGCTCTACCTGCGTATAAGTGATGCTAAATCTGTTAAACCTTCACCAGGCAAAGAGAACAGTGATACTGACAGCACACCACACAACTTTGAAAATATGTTGAAAGAAGAGTTGACTTCAACAAAAACTTTTGCACAAAGTTTTGAACTACCCTACTATGCCAAATTCTTACTCATTGCTGCTTATTTAGCTAGCTACAACTCACCGATGGAGGACAAAAGACTGTTCATGAAGAATCATGGGAAGCAACGGAAGCgtttacaacaaattaaagCCAAGGCTAAGATATCAGAGAAGTTGAACACGCAGCTTGGTCCTAAAGTTTTCACATTACACAGATTACTGGCCATATTTTATGCCATATTAGAAGAAAAGATTGGTTTGACAAGTAATTTACTGGCACAAATAGCTACTTTAGTGGAATTGAAGTTGATAGCTGGGAGCAAGGAAATAGATctggatacagctaagtacaaATGTATTGTTGGTTATGATTTCATAGCAGCAGTTGCTCAGACTGTTGGTTTTAATGTAAGGAAGTATTTGTATGATTTcatgtga